TTGGCATTACGCTGGATGAAACCACCACGCGTGAAGATGTGCAGGTGCTGTTTAACGTGCTGCTGGGCGATAAACACGGCCTCGATATTGACGCACTGGACAAAGAGGTTGCGCTCGACAGCCGTTCCATCCCTCAGAGCATGCTGCGTGAAGACGCTTTCCTGACACATCCGGTATTTAATCGCTATCACAGCGAAACCGAGATGATGCGTTACATGCACTCGCTGGAGCATAAAGATCTGGCGCTAAACCAGGCGATGATCCCGCTGGGTTCTTGCACCATGAAACTGAACGCGGCGGCGGAAATGATCCCGATTACCTGGCCGGAATTTGCCGAACTGCACCCGTTCTGCCCGCCGGAACAGGCGGAAGGTTATCACCAGATGATCGCTCAGCTCTCTGACTGGCTGGTAAAACTGACCGGTTATGATGCGCTCTGCATGCAGCCGAACTCCGGCGCGCAGGGCGAATACGCCGGTTTGCTGGCGATTCGTCACTATCATGAAAGCCGCAATGAGGGTCACCGCGATATCTGCCTGATCCCAAGCTCTGCGCACGGTACTAACCCGGCATCGGCGCAGATGGCGGGGATGCAGGTTGTGGTGGTTGCGTGTGATAAAAACGGCAACATCGATCTGGTCGATCTGCGTGCGAAAGCGGAGCAGGCGGGTGGCAACCTCTCCTGCATCATGGTGACGTACCCGTCCACCCACGGTGTGTATGAAGAGACAATTCGCGAAGTGTGCGAAGTGGTGCATCAGTTCGGCGGCCAGGTTTACCTGGATGGCGCGAACATGAACGCCCAGGTGGGCATCACGTCGCCGGGCTTTATCGGCGCGGATGTGTCGCACCTTAATTTGCATAAAACCTTCTGCATTCCGCACGGCGGCGGCGGTCCGGGCATGGGGCCGATTGGCGTGAAAGCGCATCTGGCACCGTTTGTACCGGGTCACAGCGTAGTGCAGATTGAAGGGATGCTTACCCGTCAGGGTGCGGTCTCTGCGGCACCGTTTGGTAGCGCGTCGATTCTGCCGATCAGCTGGATGTATATCCGCATGATGGGCGCGGAAGGGCTGAAACAAGCGAGCCAGGTGGCGATCCTTAATGCCAACTACATCGCCAGCCGTCTGAAAGATGCTTTCCCGGTGCTGTATACCGGTCGCGATGGTCGCGTCGCGCACGAGTGTATTCTCGATATTCGCCCGCTGAAAGAAGAGACCGGCATCAGCGAGCTGGATATCGCTAAGCGTCTGATTGATTACGGCTTCCATGCGCCAACCATGTCCTTCCCGGTTGCCGGTACGCTGATGGTGGAGCCGACTGAATCAGAAAGCAAAGTCGAACTGGATCGCTTTATCGATGCCATGCTGGCAATTCGCGCGGAAATCGAACGTGTGAAACAGGGCGAGTGGACGCTGGAAGATAATCCGCTGGTTAACGCTCCGCATACGCAGAATGAGCTGGTAGCAGAGTGGAATCACGGTTACACCCGCGAACTGGCGGTGTTCCCGGCAGGTTTTGCCAACAAATACTGGCCGACCGTGAAGCGTCTGGACGATGTGTACGGCGACCGTAACCTGTTCTGTTCCTGCGTGCCGATGAGCGAATATCAGTAATGCGCTGATTCGGCTATCTTTTAAGGGCGCTTCGGCGCCCTTTTTACTTTTCAGGAGAACCAGATGGCGATTGCATTAGTGACCGGTGGCAGCCGGGGAATTGGCCGCGCAACCGCGCTGCTGCTGGCACAAGAAGGCTACACCGTTGCCGTCAATTATCACCGCAACAAGTCTGCTGCCGACAACGTGGTGGCGGAAATCAGCGCGCAGGGTGGGCATGCGTTCGCAGTACAGGCTGATATCAGTGATGAAGCGCAGGTACAGGCCATGTTCGCGTCTCTCGATGAAAAACCGGAACCGCTTACCGCGTTGGTCAATAATGCCGGGATCTTGTTTCAGCAAAGCCGGGTGGAGCAACTGAGCGCAGAACGCATCAATCGCGTGCTGGCGACCAACGTGACGGGCTATTTCCTCTGCTGTCGCGAAGCGGTAAAACGGATGTCCACCCAACACGGTGGACATGGCGGCGCGATTGTTAATGTTTCCTCGGCGGCGGCGCGTCTCGGCTCGCCCGGCGAATACGTTGATTATGCGGCGTCAAAAGGGGCCGTCGATACGCTCACTACCGGGCTGGCCCTGGAAGTAGCGGCGGATGGTATCCGCGTGAATGGCGTGCGTCCGGGTTTTATCTACACAGATATGCATGCCAGCGGCGGTGAGCCAGGGCGTGTGGACCGGGTAAGCAGCGTGATCCCGATGCGGCGAGGTGGGCAACCGGAAGAAGTGGCGCAGGGCATTGTCTGGCTGTTGAGCGACAAAGCGTCGTATGTCACCGGCAGTTTTCTCGATTTAGCCGGCGGCAGATAAGCACATCTCTCCCGTCAGGGAGAGATGTTTACAGCGTTAAAGATTTTCGCCGTTGCTGGCAATCACTTCTTTGTACCAGTTAAAGCTCTTTTTCCGGGAACGCGACATATCACCGGTGCCGTCATCGTGCTTGTTCACGTAGATAAAACCGTAGCGTTTGCTGTACTGACCGGTGGTAAAAGAGACGCAGTCGATACAGCCCCACGGGGTGTAACCCATCAGATCCACGCCGTCGTGAGTCACCGCCTCGATCATCTCTTTGACGTGCGCGCGCAGGTAATCAATTCGGTAATCGTCATTGATGCTGCCATCGGCTTCGACTTTGTCGTACGCGCCAAAGCCGTTCTCGACGATAAACAGCGGCTTCTGATAGCGTTCGTATAGCTCGCACAACGCATAGCGCAGGCCAACCGGATCAATCTGCCAGCCCCAGTCAGATGCTTTAACATGCGGGTTAGGGACGCTGCCCTGGAAACCGGAGAGCGCATCGCCAGCGCCGCCTTCCGCTTTCACCGCGTTGGTCATGTAATAGCTAAAGCCGAGGTAATCGCAGCACCCTTCGCGCAAAATCGCCTCGTCGCCGGCTTCCATGTTGATGGTAAAACCACGCCGTTCCCATTCGTTCAGTACATAAGAAGGGTAATAGCCGCGCAGTTGGACATCGGTAAAGACATAACGCTCACGCATTGACTCCTGCGCGTACATCACATCGTCCGGCTTACAGGAGAAGGGATACAGCGGCACCATTGCCAGCATGCAGCCAATTTTCATTTCCGGGTTAATACGATGACCGATTTTGACCGCCATGGCGCTGGCAACAAACTGGTGGTGCAGCACCTGGTACATGGTCTCTTCGGGGTTTTCATGTTCGGTGTAGACCACGCCGGAACAGCAGTAGCCAAACAGCGGCGCGCGCCAGTTGCGCTGGTTGTTGATTTCGTTAAAGGTCATCCAGTATTTGACCTTGCTCTTGTAGCGCTCGAAAACCACTTCGGCGAAGCGTATAAAGAAATCGACCACTTTACGGTTGGTCCAGCCGCCGTATTCCTGCACCAGGTGCAGCGGCATTTCGAAGTGGGACAGCGTGATGACCAGCTCGATGTTGTATTTCAGCAGCTCATCAAACATGTCGTCGTAAAACTTCAGCCCTTCTTCATTCGGCTGTTGTTCATCGCCCAGCGGGAAGATGCGGGTCCAGGCGATGGAGGTGCGGAAACATTTGAAGCCCATTTCGGCAAACAGCTTGATGTCTTCTTTGTAGTGGCCATGAAAATCAATGGCTTCGTGGTTCGGGTAGTATTTGCCTGCCACCACTTCCTGTGTGATTTCACGTGGAACACCGTGCGCGCCGCCGGTCAGGACATCGCAAATGCTCGGGCCTTTGCCGCCTTTATTCCAGCCGCCTTCAACCTGGTGTGCGGCAACCGCGCCGCCCCATAAAAAGTCTTTCGGTAAGGTCAATTTTTTCATTGTTGCTATTCCCGTTATATTGGCTGATAACGAGTCTAACAAAGGGGAATTAAATGTCACGATATAACAAATTACCGCTGGGGTAATTTGTTACACCGAAAAAACACACTGTTTTTTTATGCTATTTTCTTCGCCAGTTTACGTCCCAGCGACTCGAGAATATAAATAACAGGGACTTGCGTAGTTATATCGTAACCGCCGCTAATGCGCATTTGCGGCACATGCCAGGAGATATTAAAGTCTGCCAGTTTTGCCAGTCGCGAGTGTTCGTGGCTGGTAATCGACAGCACTTTGCAGTGGTGCAGGCTGAACTGGCTGGCAAAGCGCAGGATCTCTTCCGTCTCACCAGAAACTGACAGGACAATTGCCAGCGCGTTTTTGGCCATATCATTGGTGACAGGAAAATAAGGGTCGTCGATATGATTACTGAATTTACCGATATTTGAGAAGAATCTTGCGCCATATTTCGCCAGCGCGCCAGATGTGCCTGCGCCGACAAATATAATGCGTTCGGAAGATAATATAATATCAACGGTGTTATCTAATAATTTATCAAACTCGTCATTGTTGACGCTTTTAAAAAAGCTGATTACTTCGCTGGCGCCAAAATTCGCTTGCGGCGGCTCATTTTGCTCTAAATATAATTTAAATCGTACGCGAAATTCAGAGTAGCCTTCGCAGTTGAGCTTGCGGCAAAAGCGCAACACGGTCGTGGTGGAGACGCCCGCCGCGTCGGCCAGTTCACGAATGGTCATGTACATCACTTTGTCGCGATTTTTGATGACAAAGTTGTAAACCAACATCTCCAGAGTATTCAGGCTGGCGATGGCGGAGTGAGTAAACATTGTCACGGCGATATCCTTTGCTTGCTGTAAACGTAGCCCAATGCAACCCGGCAGGCTTTTTGCGTGCTCACATGCTGCCATAACTCCGGCGCCGTTTCCCTGACTTTCGCATTCATGAGGGACAGCCCGCGTCATGAAACATTCATCAACGATATTTATTTTAGCGTACAGGTGTGCACTGGAATCATTCTCAGTTACTCTAGTGTTGCGACGTTTTTTTGAGTTTTCCCGGAGTTACCATGGTTAAGAAACCTTTAATCGCACAGGGATACACACTGGCAGAGGAAATTGCCAACAGTATCAGCCACGGTATCGGGCTGGTGTTCGGTATTGTCGGCCTGGTACTGCTGCTGGTACAGGCGGTAGACAGCAATGCCAGTATGACGGCGATTACCAGCTACGCGCTTTATGGCGGCAGCATGATCCTGCTGTTTCTCGCCTCCACGCTGTATCATGCGATTCCGCACCAGCGCGCAAAAATATGGTTAAAGAAATTTGACCACTGCGCTATTTATCTGCTGATTGCCGGAACCTATACGCCTTTTTTACTTGTCGGTCTGGATTCACCGCTGGCGCGTGGGCTGATGATTGTTATCTGGGGCCTGGCCTTACTGGGGATCCTGTTTAAGCTCACCATTGCGCACCGGTTCAAAGTGCTGTCGCTGGTGACATACCTGGCGATGGGCTGGTTGTCGTTGATTGTGATTTATCAGCTTGCGACGCGGTTATCCGTGGGCGGTGTGACGCTGCTGGCTGTCGGTGGGCTGGTGTACTCGCTGGGCGTCATTTTCTACGTCTGTAAACGTATTCCCTATAATCATGCAATCTGGCACGGCTTTGTGCTGGGCGGCAGCGTGTGTCATTTCCTGGCGATCTATTTGTATGTCGGGCAAGTTTAAGCAGTAGCGCCGGGCGGCTTTTGCCAGCCCGGCTATAGCATGGCAGTTGTTTTAACGCGGATTATTCTTCTTCCAGCGAGTAAGGCAGCGGCTCAATGCTTAACGTACTGGCGTCGTCGCGGACGCGGAACACGCTGTTTGGTTCCATGTCATTGTTCATCACGACCTGAACCAGCACGCGGCCGTCATCCAACTGAGTCGATGCCAGCACCGTACCGGTTCGACGCCAGTTTTCACCCATTTTTAGCTCAAGATCTTCACCCGCTTCCGGCGTGCGGCTGGCAGCGCCTGCCAGGTACCACAGCGCACGCTTGTTGGCACCACGGAATTTCGCGCGAGCAACCATTTCTTGCCCGGTATAACACCCTTTTTTGAAGCTGATGCCGCCCAACGCCTGCAGGTTGGTTGCCTGCGGAATGAATTGCGCGCTGTTTGGCTCGTCAATCACGGGTAACCCGGCTTCGATATTTAGCGCCAGCCACTGTTGGCTGTTGTTAAGCTGCGCTTCACCGCGCAGTTTTTCCGTCACCTGTTCTGCCGTTGCGACATCAGTAACCAGCAGGAAACGCTCGCCCGGATGTTCAAACCACAGAATGGTTGTTTCACCTTCTTGCACAACCTGCTTTTCGCTGTCCGGCAGCGTTGTGAAGAGATTGGCCAGCGCGGCGCGAGCCTGAAAACCGGCAACGCCCAGCAACACATGTTCGTCATCTGCGGCGATAGTGACTTTTGAGAAAACGGCGTACTTTTTCAGTTCTCGAAGTTGCGATTCACGCACGCTGCGGCGCAAAATCCAGGCAAATCCTTCCTGAAAGTGAAACAACCGCATATTGCTCCACATTTTGCCTTTAGAATCGCAATGCGCCGCCAGCAGATGCTGATCCGCCGCCATCTTCGACACGTCCGCGGTAACCTGGCCTTGCAGATATTTCTCGCTATCCGCACCGGTAATGGTTGCCAGCGCCCAGTCATCGAGCGTCATAAGCGTCAGCGGCAGACGGGCGGATGCGGTCGGCTGACGCGGAGGAAATGGAGTAAAAGCCATAATAA
This genomic interval from Kosakonia sacchari SP1 contains the following:
- the gcvP gene encoding aminomethyl-transferring glycine dehydrogenase, which codes for MTQTLSQLENRGAFIGRHIGPDAQQQQEMLNTVGADSLNALIGQIVPKDIQLATPPQVGESTTEFAALAELKAIASRNKRFKSYIGMGYTAVQLPPVILRNMLENPGWYTAYTPYQPEVSQGRLEALLNFQQVTLDLTGLDIASASLLDEATAATEAMAMAKRVSKLKGANRFFVAADVHPQTLDVVRTRAETFGFDVIVDDATKVLDHQDVFGVLLQQVGTTGEVHDYSTLINELKSRKIVVSVAADLLALVQLTAPGKQGADIVFGSAQRFGVPMGYGGPHAAFFAAKDEYKRSMPGRIIGVSKDAAGNTALRMAMQTREQHIRREKANSNICTSQVLLANIASLFAVFHGPAGLKRIAGRIHRLTDILAAGLQRGGLRLRHAHYFDTLCVDVADKAAVLARAEAKEINLRSDILNAVGITLDETTTREDVQVLFNVLLGDKHGLDIDALDKEVALDSRSIPQSMLREDAFLTHPVFNRYHSETEMMRYMHSLEHKDLALNQAMIPLGSCTMKLNAAAEMIPITWPEFAELHPFCPPEQAEGYHQMIAQLSDWLVKLTGYDALCMQPNSGAQGEYAGLLAIRHYHESRNEGHRDICLIPSSAHGTNPASAQMAGMQVVVVACDKNGNIDLVDLRAKAEQAGGNLSCIMVTYPSTHGVYEETIREVCEVVHQFGGQVYLDGANMNAQVGITSPGFIGADVSHLNLHKTFCIPHGGGGPGMGPIGVKAHLAPFVPGHSVVQIEGMLTRQGAVSAAPFGSASILPISWMYIRMMGAEGLKQASQVAILNANYIASRLKDAFPVLYTGRDGRVAHECILDIRPLKEETGISELDIAKRLIDYGFHAPTMSFPVAGTLMVEPTESESKVELDRFIDAMLAIRAEIERVKQGEWTLEDNPLVNAPHTQNELVAEWNHGYTRELAVFPAGFANKYWPTVKRLDDVYGDRNLFCSCVPMSEYQ
- a CDS encoding SDR family oxidoreductase; the encoded protein is MAIALVTGGSRGIGRATALLLAQEGYTVAVNYHRNKSAADNVVAEISAQGGHAFAVQADISDEAQVQAMFASLDEKPEPLTALVNNAGILFQQSRVEQLSAERINRVLATNVTGYFLCCREAVKRMSTQHGGHGGAIVNVSSAAARLGSPGEYVDYAASKGAVDTLTTGLALEVAADGIRVNGVRPGFIYTDMHASGGEPGRVDRVSSVIPMRRGGQPEEVAQGIVWLLSDKASYVTGSFLDLAGGR
- a CDS encoding 6-phospho-beta-glucosidase, which codes for MKKLTLPKDFLWGGAVAAHQVEGGWNKGGKGPSICDVLTGGAHGVPREITQEVVAGKYYPNHEAIDFHGHYKEDIKLFAEMGFKCFRTSIAWTRIFPLGDEQQPNEEGLKFYDDMFDELLKYNIELVITLSHFEMPLHLVQEYGGWTNRKVVDFFIRFAEVVFERYKSKVKYWMTFNEINNQRNWRAPLFGYCCSGVVYTEHENPEETMYQVLHHQFVASAMAVKIGHRINPEMKIGCMLAMVPLYPFSCKPDDVMYAQESMRERYVFTDVQLRGYYPSYVLNEWERRGFTINMEAGDEAILREGCCDYLGFSYYMTNAVKAEGGAGDALSGFQGSVPNPHVKASDWGWQIDPVGLRYALCELYERYQKPLFIVENGFGAYDKVEADGSINDDYRIDYLRAHVKEMIEAVTHDGVDLMGYTPWGCIDCVSFTTGQYSKRYGFIYVNKHDDGTGDMSRSRKKSFNWYKEVIASNGENL
- a CDS encoding MurR/RpiR family transcriptional regulator, whose product is MFTHSAIASLNTLEMLVYNFVIKNRDKVMYMTIRELADAAGVSTTTVLRFCRKLNCEGYSEFRVRFKLYLEQNEPPQANFGASEVISFFKSVNNDEFDKLLDNTVDIILSSERIIFVGAGTSGALAKYGARFFSNIGKFSNHIDDPYFPVTNDMAKNALAIVLSVSGETEEILRFASQFSLHHCKVLSITSHEHSRLAKLADFNISWHVPQMRISGGYDITTQVPVIYILESLGRKLAKKIA
- the trhA gene encoding PAQR family membrane homeostasis protein TrhA, producing MVKKPLIAQGYTLAEEIANSISHGIGLVFGIVGLVLLLVQAVDSNASMTAITSYALYGGSMILLFLASTLYHAIPHQRAKIWLKKFDHCAIYLLIAGTYTPFLLVGLDSPLARGLMIVIWGLALLGILFKLTIAHRFKVLSLVTYLAMGWLSLIVIYQLATRLSVGGVTLLAVGGLVYSLGVIFYVCKRIPYNHAIWHGFVLGGSVCHFLAIYLYVGQV
- the ygfZ gene encoding tRNA-modifying protein YgfZ yields the protein MAFTPFPPRQPTASARLPLTLMTLDDWALATITGADSEKYLQGQVTADVSKMAADQHLLAAHCDSKGKMWSNMRLFHFQEGFAWILRRSVRESQLRELKKYAVFSKVTIAADDEHVLLGVAGFQARAALANLFTTLPDSEKQVVQEGETTILWFEHPGERFLLVTDVATAEQVTEKLRGEAQLNNSQQWLALNIEAGLPVIDEPNSAQFIPQATNLQALGGISFKKGCYTGQEMVARAKFRGANKRALWYLAGAASRTPEAGEDLELKMGENWRRTGTVLASTQLDDGRVLVQVVMNNDMEPNSVFRVRDDASTLSIEPLPYSLEEE